A region from the uncultured Macellibacteroides sp. genome encodes:
- a CDS encoding AMP-binding protein: MFNTNIQTQTLLVEGKYFSKDLLPEGSTPIMEDLRDFLTEWYNEDEFYTVYTSGSTGNPKALKVKKEQMMQSACLTCSFFKLMPEDKVLLCMPLTYIAGKMMLVRALVGKLNLYVVQPSGHPLADTSVVFRFAPMIPLQVFNSLQIPEERSRLERIEILLLGGGLIDPFLEKELRLFPNAVYISYGMTETLSHIALRRINGSESSRYYTPLSSVSLSLSSDDTLIIDAPLVCGNKLYTNDRAIIHSDGHLEILGRIDNVVNSGGIKIQIEQVEETLQSLLFSPFAITSVPHPKFGEALILLIKGTICLKKLQLGMKSLLPSYQIPKQVIEVDDIPLTTSGKINRPAVRQLAMKLIDYSILT, translated from the coding sequence ATGTTTAATACCAACATACAAACACAAACACTTCTTGTTGAAGGAAAATATTTCTCTAAGGACCTGTTGCCCGAGGGATCCACTCCTATTATGGAGGACTTAAGAGATTTTCTTACGGAATGGTATAATGAGGATGAATTTTATACCGTTTATACGTCTGGATCTACGGGTAATCCTAAGGCTCTGAAAGTTAAAAAGGAACAAATGATGCAGAGTGCTTGTTTAACCTGTTCATTTTTTAAGCTCATGCCAGAAGATAAAGTGTTGCTTTGTATGCCTTTAACTTATATTGCAGGTAAGATGATGTTGGTGAGAGCATTGGTTGGAAAACTTAATTTGTATGTTGTACAACCCTCCGGGCATCCCTTGGCCGATACATCTGTCGTTTTTCGTTTTGCTCCAATGATTCCTTTACAGGTGTTTAATTCACTGCAGATTCCGGAAGAACGTTCCCGTTTGGAACGAATTGAAATACTTCTTCTTGGAGGTGGTTTAATTGATCCATTTTTGGAAAAAGAGTTGCGTTTATTCCCGAATGCTGTATACATTTCGTACGGCATGACTGAGACGCTTTCTCATATTGCTCTTCGACGGATTAACGGATCTGAATCCAGTAGGTACTACACTCCTTTGTCTTCAGTTTCGCTTTCTCTCTCTTCAGATGATACTTTAATTATAGATGCTCCCCTTGTTTGTGGTAATAAGTTGTATACGAACGATCGGGCGATTATCCACTCTGATGGTCATTTGGAAATACTGGGAAGAATTGACAATGTGGTAAACAGTGGAGGTATTAAGATACAAATCGAACAAGTGGAAGAAACGCTGCAATCGTTACTATTCTCTCCTTTTGCCATCACATCTGTGCCCCATCCGAAGTTTGGAGAAGCTCTTATTTTGCTGATTAAAGGAACGATATGTTTGAAAAAGCTTCAACTTGGAATGAAGTCTTTATTGCCAAGCTATCAGATTCCGAAACAGGTAATTGAGGTTGATGATATACCTCTTACTACTAGCGGAAAGATTAACCGGCCTGCTGTTAGGCAGTTGGCTATGAAATTAATAGACTATTCTATCTTAACATGA
- a CDS encoding DUF3857 and transglutaminase domain-containing protein translates to MKYSCIILASFLSMSVCYGQDWLVQKDIAGKQKTYASHDCVTLLDSTNVTVQTTGSGSFSICKAVKIQTPAGALKNRVIIFDYDPLTAFASFRHATVYRANGDIINLDVTQAKDYAAPARAIYWGARQIMLEVGRLYPGDIVDYEIDKKGFTYALLSAPNDDEERFIPPMRGQFYDIVPFWNTDPTVRKVYSVSLPAEKEMQYEFYQGECSSSVRLDGDRKVYTFAKNNIMPFPKEPNMVDLFDVAPKLMMSSTPKWQDKSLWFNKTNEDYKSFASLPEAQKKVNEIIKGKKTEMDKIAALTHWVADNIRYSGISMGKGEGFTLHNTKMNYTDRCGVCKDIAGTLISFLRMAGFEAYPAMTMAGSRVESIPADHFNHCVAVVKLSNGTYMPLDPTWVPFVRELWSSAEQQQNYLPGIPEGSDLLVTPVSAPENHYFKIKAKSTLDTKGTLKGSFTVTAEGQSDASVRRIFTRGFQSGWENALESELLNVSPTARLLKVDYGKNPRDYQAGPIKITFTYEIPGYALLGDNVMVLKPITMNNLYNSVRTYLRINTDMEERNYAYKDACSRLVELEEEIIIPKGWNLNAVKSFKSTRNSPAADFKGDFNTNGNKISIIQKLALKKRVYEASDWFEFRAAINEHKSYGEPLIIKKL, encoded by the coding sequence ATGAAGTATTCTTGCATTATTCTTGCATCGTTTCTCTCTATGTCCGTTTGTTACGGACAAGATTGGCTTGTCCAGAAAGACATAGCCGGGAAACAAAAAACGTATGCATCCCATGATTGCGTTACGCTTTTAGACAGTACAAATGTTACTGTGCAAACAACAGGTTCAGGATCTTTTTCCATCTGTAAAGCCGTTAAAATTCAAACACCTGCAGGGGCTTTGAAAAACCGAGTAATTATTTTTGATTATGATCCGCTAACTGCATTTGCATCATTCAGACATGCAACGGTTTACAGGGCCAATGGAGATATTATTAATCTTGATGTAACGCAGGCAAAAGATTATGCTGCTCCTGCGCGTGCAATATACTGGGGAGCGCGCCAGATAATGCTGGAAGTTGGTAGGCTTTATCCAGGTGATATTGTAGACTACGAAATAGATAAAAAAGGGTTTACCTATGCACTTTTAAGTGCGCCTAACGATGATGAAGAGCGTTTTATTCCTCCTATGCGCGGTCAGTTTTATGATATTGTTCCTTTTTGGAACACCGATCCAACGGTTAGAAAAGTGTATAGCGTGTCTTTGCCTGCAGAAAAAGAGATGCAGTACGAATTTTATCAAGGAGAATGTTCAAGTTCTGTAAGGTTAGACGGCGATAGGAAAGTTTATACATTCGCAAAGAATAACATTATGCCATTTCCTAAGGAACCAAACATGGTAGATTTATTTGATGTTGCCCCCAAACTAATGATGTCTTCTACCCCTAAATGGCAGGATAAATCTCTATGGTTTAACAAAACAAACGAAGATTACAAAAGCTTTGCTTCTCTTCCTGAAGCCCAAAAAAAAGTAAACGAAATTATCAAGGGGAAAAAAACTGAGATGGATAAAATTGCGGCCCTTACCCATTGGGTGGCCGACAATATTAGATATTCAGGGATTTCCATGGGTAAAGGTGAAGGTTTTACTCTGCATAATACGAAAATGAATTACACGGACCGATGCGGGGTGTGTAAGGATATAGCAGGAACATTAATTTCATTCCTTCGTATGGCTGGATTCGAAGCATATCCGGCGATGACAATGGCTGGTAGTCGGGTGGAAAGTATTCCAGCAGATCATTTTAATCATTGCGTGGCAGTTGTCAAGCTATCCAATGGAACTTATATGCCTCTCGATCCTACCTGGGTTCCTTTTGTACGTGAACTTTGGAGTAGTGCCGAACAACAACAGAATTATTTGCCGGGAATACCCGAGGGTTCCGATTTATTAGTAACGCCTGTTTCTGCTCCCGAAAATCATTATTTTAAAATTAAGGCTAAATCAACTTTGGATACAAAAGGAACACTTAAAGGAAGCTTTACAGTAACTGCCGAAGGACAAAGCGATGCCTCTGTTCGTCGTATTTTTACCCGTGGATTCCAATCTGGTTGGGAAAACGCCCTTGAAAGTGAATTATTAAATGTATCTCCTACGGCCAGATTACTTAAAGTTGATTACGGCAAAAATCCAAGAGATTATCAAGCTGGTCCGATAAAGATTACCTTTACATATGAGATTCCGGGATACGCGTTACTAGGCGATAATGTAATGGTATTAAAACCTATAACAATGAATAACCTTTACAACAGTGTACGAACTTATTTACGTATCAACACGGATATGGAAGAAAGGAATTATGCTTATAAAGATGCCTGCTCCCGTTTGGTTGAACTGGAAGAAGAGATCATTATCCCCAAAGGTTGGAATCTGAATGCTGTTAAAAGTTTTAAATCTACAAGAAATAGTCCAGCTGCCGATTTTAAGGGAGATTTTAATACAAATGGAAACAAGATCTCAATCATTCAGAAACTTGCATTAAAGAAACGTGTTTATGAAGCATCTGATTGGTTTGAATTTCGTGCTGCGATTAACGAACATAAATCTTATGGAGAACCGTTAATCATAAAAAAGTTATAA
- a CDS encoding DUF3857 domain-containing protein, which produces MHTINKSILLCWLFLLAITAVANTPSEADFNKLTKTFILNPDGSQEFRCSKELTLHSHPAMNSTYGETFIVYNPEFQKLVIHSSYTRMVDGTIVKTPENAFNEVLPRFAAGAPAYNKLKEMVVTHTGLELGATIYLDYSVISKSGFYKKLDIDETLQESSPVKEYSVTISVPEQTAMSYSLTGASGIKVVKNERKESGQKLVSWTLKQVPASFHEPYMPENDPTVPLLSASTYFSRKDALSSLNEEITKIRSLETETYSTYITDSLNDNTQKISVILNHVLSGITYTPVPLEVTGYTVREADEVLRSAYGTMAEKANLLVTMLRAINVPAEIVAVYPGTLEPSVCGLSAIKELLVKTTLNGTNCYLSVIGNLASLLPFRGNLDVVCTLTGEPVEILPQQVVTSASYDINLSALEAKVKGIIVTTLKAFPMDYETAVKQWVGTNDAVITKGENETITITFTVNKPVKIVNGYIIYKLPELPYAAVQLNSKRSTIFEVPRLSDETSSYKISLAPDLKLETPAVAKTVNNEVGNFDLKITKNGSQVTVNRQCKLKLQQISPSLYPAFKSLSNETEALQGRELIIEVK; this is translated from the coding sequence ATGCATACAATAAATAAAAGCATTTTGCTTTGCTGGTTATTCCTTCTGGCGATAACCGCTGTAGCTAATACACCTTCGGAAGCCGATTTTAACAAACTGACGAAAACGTTTATTCTGAATCCGGATGGTAGTCAGGAGTTTCGTTGCAGTAAAGAACTTACACTGCATAGTCATCCTGCGATGAACAGCACATACGGTGAAACATTCATCGTTTATAATCCTGAATTTCAAAAATTAGTGATTCATTCGTCTTATACCCGAATGGTTGACGGAACAATAGTTAAGACTCCGGAAAACGCATTTAATGAAGTTCTTCCCCGTTTTGCTGCCGGAGCCCCGGCTTATAATAAACTGAAAGAGATGGTTGTAACGCATACAGGCCTCGAACTTGGGGCGACTATCTATTTGGATTACTCTGTTATATCTAAGTCTGGCTTTTATAAAAAACTTGATATAGACGAAACTTTACAGGAAAGTTCGCCAGTAAAAGAGTATTCTGTTACAATCTCGGTACCCGAGCAAACAGCAATGTCCTATTCTCTTACCGGTGCTTCTGGTATAAAGGTAGTAAAAAATGAACGGAAAGAATCTGGTCAAAAATTAGTGAGCTGGACTTTAAAACAGGTGCCTGCCTCTTTTCATGAGCCGTATATGCCGGAAAACGATCCGACTGTTCCACTCTTATCAGCTTCAACATATTTTTCACGCAAAGACGCTTTATCTTCACTAAATGAGGAAATTACAAAAATACGCTCTCTGGAAACTGAAACCTATTCAACTTATATCACGGATAGCCTTAATGATAATACTCAAAAAATCAGCGTAATTCTGAATCATGTGCTTTCTGGAATTACTTATACCCCTGTTCCTCTGGAAGTAACAGGATATACTGTTCGGGAAGCCGATGAAGTTTTACGTTCAGCATACGGAACAATGGCAGAAAAGGCTAATTTACTCGTAACCATGCTTCGTGCTATTAATGTTCCGGCTGAAATCGTAGCAGTTTATCCTGGAACGCTTGAACCATCTGTTTGCGGACTCAGTGCGATTAAAGAGTTGCTAGTGAAAACAACCCTAAACGGCACTAACTGTTATCTGTCTGTTATTGGCAATTTAGCCTCCCTTCTGCCTTTCAGAGGTAATTTGGATGTTGTGTGCACATTAACAGGAGAACCAGTTGAAATACTTCCCCAACAAGTTGTGACATCTGCTTCTTATGATATTAATTTATCTGCATTGGAAGCAAAAGTAAAAGGGATTATCGTTACAACTCTAAAAGCATTTCCTATGGATTATGAAACAGCAGTGAAACAATGGGTTGGTACAAACGATGCAGTGATAACAAAAGGTGAGAATGAAACGATTACCATTACTTTTACGGTAAATAAACCAGTTAAAATTGTAAATGGTTACATTATTTACAAACTGCCAGAACTTCCTTATGCTGCTGTACAGTTAAATAGTAAGCGTAGTACTATTTTTGAAGTTCCGCGTCTTTCGGATGAAACTAGTTCGTACAAAATTTCTTTGGCTCCGGATTTAAAACTTGAAACACCTGCTGTGGCAAAGACTGTTAACAATGAAGTCGGGAATTTTGATTTAAAAATAACAAAGAATGGCTCTCAGGTTACGGTGAACCGGCAATGTAAGTTAAAATTGCAGCAAATTTCCCCGTCTCTCTATCCGGCATTTAAATCGTTATCAAATGAAACTGAAGCTCTGCAAGGAAGAGAACTGATTATCGAAGTAAAATAA